A region of Reichenbachiella carrageenanivorans DNA encodes the following proteins:
- a CDS encoding cob(I)yrinic acid a,c-diamide adenosyltransferase: MKVYTKTGDKGTTGLLGGTRVSKSALRIESYGTVDELNSHMGMVRDQPVNASLVDELINIQNTLFVIGSHLASDPEKSKVVIPDIENSQIEKLEKAIDRMDAELPEMRNFVLPGGHISVSTGHIARCVCRRAERIVTGLAAQEPVEDGVTIYLNRLSDYLFVLCRWMTHRLNAPEVPWKP, from the coding sequence ATGAAGGTATATACAAAAACAGGAGACAAAGGAACGACAGGACTGCTTGGAGGTACTAGAGTTTCAAAATCGGCTTTGAGAATAGAGTCTTACGGGACAGTAGATGAGCTCAATAGTCATATGGGTATGGTTCGAGATCAGCCAGTTAATGCCTCACTTGTAGATGAATTGATAAACATCCAAAACACACTTTTTGTGATTGGGTCACATTTGGCATCAGATCCTGAAAAGTCTAAGGTGGTGATTCCTGATATAGAAAATAGTCAGATTGAAAAATTAGAAAAAGCTATTGATCGCATGGATGCAGAATTGCCTGAAATGCGAAACTTCGTTCTGCCAGGTGGACATATATCGGTTTCTACTGGTCATATTGCCAGGTGTGTGTGTAGACGTGCAGAGCGAATTGTTACTGGACTAGCAGCGCAGGAACCAGTGGAGGATGGTGTGACTATATATTTAAACAGGCTGTCTGATTACTTGTTTGTGTTGTGTAGATGGATGACACATCGCCTTAATGCACCAGAAGTACCCTGGAAACCTTGA
- a CDS encoding branched-chain amino acid aminotransferase — MTETAEFEIKKIAKSRISEVDFNDIPFGKVYADHMFVADFEDGEWKNMRIEPYGNLSISPANATLHYGQSVFEGLKAYKNKAGEILVFRPEANAKRMIISAERMCIPPISEEFFMTALRALLKLDSAWIPGLADTSLYIRPVIFADDPYVGIRPSLTYKFLIFTAPVGAYYSEPVNVKIETKYTRAVAGGVGYAKTAGNYAASLYPALQAQKEGYHQLIWTDGQTHEFIEEAGTMNLLFLINDTLITAPTGDSILNGITRDSVLTLARDWGMKVEEKRLSVKELEAALKAGEVKEAFGAGTAATIAKIHKIGYNGTDYVLPEEKPLSDKLFDTLDKIKLGEVEDTHGWVCKM; from the coding sequence ATGACTGAAACGGCAGAATTTGAAATTAAGAAAATCGCAAAATCGCGAATAAGTGAGGTTGATTTTAATGATATTCCATTTGGAAAAGTCTATGCAGATCACATGTTTGTGGCTGACTTCGAAGACGGTGAATGGAAAAACATGAGAATAGAGCCTTATGGTAATCTATCGATTAGCCCTGCCAATGCAACTTTACACTACGGTCAGTCAGTTTTTGAGGGTTTAAAAGCGTATAAAAATAAAGCAGGTGAAATTTTGGTTTTTAGACCAGAGGCCAATGCCAAAAGAATGATCATCAGCGCGGAGCGTATGTGTATTCCGCCGATATCAGAAGAATTTTTTATGACGGCTTTGCGTGCTTTGTTGAAGTTGGACAGTGCTTGGATTCCTGGATTGGCAGATACGTCACTTTATATCAGGCCTGTCATATTTGCGGATGATCCGTATGTGGGTATTCGGCCGTCGTTGACCTATAAATTTCTCATTTTTACAGCACCAGTGGGTGCTTACTACTCTGAACCAGTCAATGTAAAAATTGAAACAAAATACACCAGAGCAGTTGCGGGTGGCGTAGGCTATGCCAAGACTGCGGGCAACTATGCTGCATCTTTGTACCCTGCGTTGCAGGCACAAAAGGAAGGATATCACCAGTTGATATGGACAGATGGACAGACTCATGAGTTTATCGAAGAAGCAGGCACTATGAATTTGCTGTTTTTGATCAATGACACTTTGATCACAGCACCTACTGGAGATTCCATCCTGAATGGTATTACCAGAGATAGCGTGCTGACTTTGGCCCGAGATTGGGGAATGAAAGTAGAAGAGAAAAGGTTGAGCGTGAAAGAGCTCGAAGCTGCCTTGAAAGCAGGGGAGGTAAAAGAAGCCTTTGGAGCAGGCACAGCGGCTACTATCGCTAAGATTCACAAGATCGGTTATAATGGTACTGATTATGTGTTGCCAGAAGAAAAGCCATTGTCTGACAAACTTTTTGATACGTTGGACAAGATCAAATTAGGAGAAGTAGAAGACACACACGGGTGGGTGTGTAAAATGTAA
- a CDS encoding rhomboid family intramembrane serine protease — protein MAKPAIPKLSLQNLKAHKGTYLLILINIISFDFQSDEITHISLLSEGANFAPYSLAHQPHRLITSLFLHSNFFHLLINIYSLFYIGRIIEERIGFWEFINLYFFSGVIASLTSCYLNLFIVSVGASGAIFGLYAYQFWDEWKRKQAEKKSMIINFIVFLIINLSIGQRLNIDQYAHLGGFFGGLGVYSLTYIQQFSISKWLLWVLPAFFYFIAPQTQRTYYEAYEYMQLKDGHIRSALNSDYLSHQEQAEKINVVKNLPDSIKIKFSRIENLPLALQSDTAIINNFFNYRSQQIYYFLKLLENDSYLYKDSILYINKKLMGAARPQYALGFNYNDDNSKVININNVGLKQEREYYDENWDPTPLVYKAKYYRIGTKDSLNNWHGQIVDYYVDDTPQMTGTYHRSLKQGIFIYYNKDGTISSAGCFKNDENVGKWEYYYSGNKLASEIKYIGNYSYIVNIFDSLGNQLVKDGKGIDIGFHSNGTTAYKRTIEGGLNHGIHEAYYEDGQPYFIEYHNKGDLDYGISYDTLGNVYRYDEQTEWPYPEGGFEKLIEYFESNNQMKSDEFQDYVELKFSVRTDGSIHEIVVTRSLHPTLNDHAKQLLLNGPKWHPARYRGFEIVERMAFARVNF, from the coding sequence ATGGCAAAACCAGCTATACCTAAACTAAGCCTACAAAACTTAAAAGCACACAAAGGAACTTACCTACTAATCCTAATCAATATTATCTCATTTGATTTTCAATCAGATGAAATAACTCATATCAGTCTCCTTTCTGAAGGCGCTAATTTTGCTCCATATTCTTTGGCTCACCAGCCCCATCGATTAATTACTTCCCTTTTTCTTCATAGCAATTTTTTCCACCTATTAATTAATATTTATAGCCTGTTTTATATCGGGAGGATTATCGAAGAAAGAATTGGCTTTTGGGAATTTATAAATTTATACTTTTTCTCCGGAGTCATTGCTTCTCTTACAAGTTGCTACTTGAATTTATTCATTGTTAGCGTAGGGGCGAGTGGAGCTATATTCGGTCTTTATGCCTATCAATTTTGGGATGAATGGAAACGAAAACAAGCTGAAAAAAAATCAATGATTATAAACTTCATTGTCTTTCTAATTATCAATCTCAGCATCGGCCAACGACTCAATATTGATCAGTATGCTCACCTCGGTGGCTTTTTTGGTGGATTGGGCGTTTATTCACTCACCTATATTCAGCAATTTTCTATTTCAAAATGGCTCCTTTGGGTATTGCCAGCATTTTTTTACTTCATAGCTCCTCAGACGCAGCGCACATATTATGAAGCCTACGAATATATGCAACTCAAAGACGGTCATATCCGATCTGCCTTAAACTCAGACTATCTCAGTCATCAAGAGCAAGCCGAAAAAATAAACGTAGTAAAAAACTTACCTGATTCCATTAAAATCAAATTTTCAAGAATAGAAAATCTACCACTAGCCTTACAGTCGGATACTGCGATTATTAATAATTTCTTTAATTATAGATCTCAACAAATATATTATTTCTTGAAATTATTAGAGAATGACTCTTATCTGTACAAGGATAGCATACTGTACATCAATAAAAAACTGATGGGCGCTGCAAGACCTCAATATGCCCTAGGGTTCAATTATAATGATGATAACAGTAAAGTAATAAACATCAATAATGTAGGTCTAAAACAGGAAAGAGAGTACTATGATGAAAATTGGGATCCAACCCCACTTGTCTATAAAGCCAAATATTACAGAATAGGCACAAAGGATAGCTTAAACAATTGGCATGGACAAATTGTAGACTACTATGTCGATGATACTCCTCAGATGACTGGCACCTACCATCGAAGTCTCAAACAGGGTATATTCATTTATTACAACAAAGATGGGACAATTTCATCAGCTGGCTGCTTTAAAAACGATGAAAATGTTGGTAAGTGGGAATACTATTATTCTGGAAATAAGCTGGCATCCGAAATCAAATATATTGGCAATTATTCCTATATCGTAAATATTTTTGACTCTCTAGGAAATCAATTAGTTAAAGATGGCAAAGGCATCGATATTGGTTTTCATAGCAATGGGACTACTGCATACAAAAGAACAATTGAGGGAGGTCTGAATCATGGCATACATGAAGCATATTATGAAGACGGCCAACCTTATTTCATAGAATATCACAATAAAGGTGATCTTGATTACGGCATTTCTTATGATACACTTGGCAACGTATATCGATATGATGAACAAACCGAATGGCCATATCCAGAAGGAGGGTTTGAGAAATTGATTGAGTACTTTGAGTCCAATAATCAAATGAAATCAGATGAATTTCAAGACTATGTAGAGCTGAAATTTAGTGTAAGAACAGATGGTAGTATTCACGAAATAGTAGTCACTAGAAGCTTGCACCCCACCTTAAACGATCATGCAAAACAACTCCTTCTAAACGGCCCTAAATGGCACCCAGCTCGCTATAGAGGATTTGAAATTGTCGAAAGGATGGCTTTTGCCCGAGTCAATTTTTAG
- a CDS encoding cell division ATP-binding protein FtsE encodes MEFSANPVVEVKEATIYQENQAVLHSISFEIGKGEFVYLVGRTGSGKSSLLKTLYADLDLRTGTAEVAGFDISSLKSKNVPYLRRKIGIIFQDFQLFADRTVAENLIFVMKATGWKDKVKIKTRLAEVLMRVGLGAAADKQPHQLSGGEQQRVVIARALINEPVILIADEPTGNLDPEVADGIFNLFLEINRNGTAILMATHNHNFINNYPHRTLKCEDGKLLDSNKEEFELSGHY; translated from the coding sequence ATGGAATTTAGTGCGAACCCTGTGGTAGAAGTAAAAGAGGCAACCATCTATCAGGAAAATCAGGCCGTACTTCATTCGATCAGCTTTGAGATCGGCAAGGGCGAATTTGTTTATCTGGTAGGCCGAACAGGTAGTGGCAAATCATCACTCCTCAAAACCTTATATGCAGACCTTGATTTACGCACTGGCACAGCCGAAGTCGCAGGGTTCGATATCAGCTCCTTGAAATCAAAAAATGTGCCCTACCTCCGTAGAAAAATAGGCATCATCTTTCAGGATTTTCAGCTATTCGCAGACCGAACCGTTGCCGAAAATCTCATTTTTGTAATGAAGGCCACTGGCTGGAAAGACAAAGTGAAAATCAAAACCAGACTAGCAGAAGTATTAATGCGAGTAGGTTTAGGCGCAGCAGCAGACAAACAGCCTCATCAACTCTCTGGAGGAGAGCAACAGCGTGTGGTAATCGCTCGTGCCCTAATCAACGAACCAGTGATCTTGATTGCAGATGAGCCTACTGGAAACCTCGACCCAGAGGTAGCCGACGGTATTTTCAATCTGTTTTTAGAAATCAACCGAAACGGCACAGCTATTCTCATGGCCACTCACAATCACAATTTCATCAACAACTACCCACACCGAACGCTCAAGTGCGAAGACGGTAAATTGTTAGATTCTAATAAAGAGGAATTTGAATTGAGTGGGCATTATTAA
- a CDS encoding fructose-6-phosphate aldolase, with the protein MHIIKVKGKAKIPDYIQLRDDDFVLIAYFRADRPLKKLDKYGLEGKEEALKQVIDSLPFGKIQPLNI; encoded by the coding sequence ATGCATATCATTAAGGTAAAAGGGAAAGCCAAAATACCAGACTATATCCAACTACGGGATGATGATTTCGTTTTAATTGCCTATTTTCGAGCAGATCGGCCCTTAAAAAAACTAGACAAATATGGTCTAGAGGGCAAGGAAGAAGCTCTCAAACAAGTGATTGACTCACTTCCTTTCGGAAAAATACAACCCTTAAACATATAA
- the fsa gene encoding fructose-6-phosphate aldolase, with the protein MKFFIDTANLDEIQEAYDLGVLDGVTTNPSLMAKEGITGQDNILAHYKKICDIVDNNVSAEVIATDYETMMKEAHVLAKIDDKIVVKVPMIKDGIKTIKALSSEGIRTNCTLIFNAGQALLAAKAGASYVSPFIGRLDDISVDGLQLIEQIVHIYGNYPELQTEVLAASVRHNMHLIHCAEIGADVATCPLKVITGLLKHPLTDSGLAQFLADHSKGN; encoded by the coding sequence ATGAAATTTTTCATCGACACGGCCAATCTTGACGAAATTCAAGAAGCGTACGACTTAGGCGTATTGGATGGCGTGACAACCAACCCATCTTTGATGGCCAAAGAAGGCATCACTGGTCAGGACAACATCTTGGCGCATTACAAAAAAATCTGTGATATCGTAGACAACAACGTAAGTGCAGAAGTAATTGCCACTGACTACGAAACGATGATGAAAGAAGCGCACGTGCTTGCAAAAATCGATGACAAAATCGTGGTAAAAGTACCAATGATCAAAGACGGCATCAAAACGATCAAAGCATTGAGCAGTGAAGGTATCAGAACCAATTGCACTTTGATCTTCAATGCTGGACAAGCCTTATTGGCAGCCAAAGCTGGAGCTTCATATGTATCCCCATTCATCGGGCGATTGGATGACATCTCTGTAGATGGCTTGCAATTGATCGAACAAATCGTGCATATTTATGGCAACTACCCAGAACTTCAAACTGAAGTACTTGCTGCTTCTGTGAGACACAACATGCATTTGATTCACTGCGCAGAAATAGGTGCCGATGTGGCCACTTGCCCTCTCAAAGTAATCACAGGACTACTCAAACACCCACTGACTGACAGCGGACTAGCACAGTTTCTAGCGGATCACAGCAAAGGAAACTAA